A genomic window from Hippocampus zosterae strain Florida chromosome 13, ASM2543408v3, whole genome shotgun sequence includes:
- the rcor3 gene encoding REST corepressor 3 isoform X1, with protein MPGMMDKGSDYLGKARSNGTKSPSNASNGHLTDESASDDEHDVGMRVGADYQANIPDFEAGSGKYSERDNGGMLVWSPSRDIEDGKLDEYVALAKEKHGYNVEQALGMLFWHKHDIDKSLADLPNFTPFPDEWTVEDKVLFEQAFSFHGKSFHRIQQMLPDKSISSLVKYYYSWKKTRSRTSLMDRQARKLAGRSNQGDSDEEPEEADAAEPDDGDYDPRKEAKEEQNPAEPAAPAPKAAVAPGRREHQTLQHRHHQRSRCRPPKGMYLSQDDVVAVSCGAAAANALLRRLDVELVSLKRQVQNAKQLNGGLKHVLERGIDDFRLPESTQKVNARWTTDEQLLAVQGVRRYGKDFQAIADVIGNKTPGQVKNFFVNYRRRFNLEEVLQEWEAERGDGGTASGEESKNASAAPSGRSTDEEDEEAQATSGASPASAPPSWSQAAATTTTSPASSLRQPPPPLLRPSPPAAPSLHRQPPPLQQQPRPSLQQPRPTLQQPRPASQQQPPPPLIRPSKPPPPRLNPRPSAPQPPSDAASSSALH; from the exons atGCCGGGCATGATGGACAAAGGTTCCGACTATTTGGGCAAGGCTCGCTCCAACGGCACCAAGAGTCCGTCCAACGCGTCCAACGGACACTTGACGGACGAAAGCGCCAGTGACGACGAGCACG ATGTCGGCATGCGAGTCGGAGCGGATTATCAGGCCAACATTCCCGATTTCGAGGCCG GCTCCGGCAAATACTCGGAGCGGGACAACGGCGGGATGTTGGTGTGGTCGCCTTCCCGCGACATCGAAGACGGCAAGC TGGACGAGTACGTGGCGCTGGCCAAAGAGAAGCACGGCTACAACGTGGAGCAG GCGCTGGGGATGCTCTTCTGGCACAAACACGACATTGACAAGTCGTTGGCCGACCTGCCCAACTTTACGCCTTTTCCCGACGAGTGGACGGTGGAGGACAAAGTTCTCTTTGAGCAGGCGTTCAGCTTTCACGGCAAGAGTTTTCACCGCATCCAGCAGATG CTTCCAGACAAATCCATCTCCAGCCTGGTCAAGTACTACTACTCGTGGAAGAAGACCCGCTCCAGGACCAGTCTGATGGACCGCCAAGCCCGCAAATTGGCCGGCAGGAGCAACCAGGGCGACAG CGACGAGGAGCCGGAGGAGGCCGACGCCGCCGAACCCGACGACGGCGACTACGACCCCCGCAAAGAGGCCAAGGAAGAG CAGAACCCGGCGGAGCCCGCGGCGCCGGCCCCCAAGGCGGCGGTGGCGCCGGGCCGGCGGGAGCACCAGACGCTGCAGCACCGCCACCATCAGCGCTCGCGATGCCGGCCCCCCAAAGGCATGTACCTGAGCCAGGACGACGTGGTGGCCGTCTCctgcggcgccgccgccgccaacgcGCTCCTGCGCCGGCTGGACGTGGAGTTGGTGTCCCTCAAGAGGCAG GTGCAAAACGCCAAACAGCTGAACGGCGGACTCAAGCACGTCTTGGAACGCGGAATCGACGACTTCCGCCTGCCCGAG AGCACTCAGAAGGTGAACGCTCGCTGGACCACTGACGAGCAGCTGCTGGCCGTCCAAG GGGTCCGCAGGTACGGCAAAGATTTCCAGGCCATCGCCGACGTCATCGGCAACAAGACGCCGGGACAAGTGAAGAACTTTTTCGTCAACTACCGCCGGCGATTCAACCTGGAGGAGGTGCTTCAGGAGTGGGAGGCGGAGCGAGGGGACGGCGGCACCGCCTCCGGGGAGGAGTCCAAAAACGCTTCGGCCGCGCCCTCCGGGAGGAGCACcgacgaggaggacgaggag GCTCAGGCGACGTCGGGGGCGTCTCCCGCCTCGGCCCCCCCGTCTTGGTCTCAggcggcggcgacgacgacgacgagcccCGCCTCCTCGCTCcgccagccgccgccgccgctcttgcggccctcgccgccggccgcGCCCTCCCTGCATCGCCAGCCGCCGCCCCTGCAGcagcagccccgcccctccctgCAGCAGCCCCGCCCCACCTTGCAACAGCCCCGCCCCGCCTCgcagcagcagccgccgccgcccctcATCCGGCCCTCCAAGCCTCCGCCCCCCCGTCTCAATCCCCGCCCGTCCGCCCCCCAACCGCCTTCGGACGCCGCGTCGTCTTCGGCCCTCCACTGA
- the LOC127613053 gene encoding sodium/calcium exchanger 1-like isoform X1, with protein sequence MTSWPPLVLSALVLAAAGCRADEALGNHTKCGGGNGRCKDGVILPPWRPEDPELLERVARAAIYLTGLAYAFLGVSIIADRFMASIEVITSQEREVAVQKPDGEKYTATVRVWNETVSNLTLMALGSSAPEILLSVVEICGHNFDAGELGPNTIVGSAAFNMFVIIGICVYVIPDGESRRIKHPRVFVVTAAWSVFAYTWLYLILAYFSPGVVDIWEGLLTLFFFPVCVGFAYVADRRLLFYKYVHKRYRAGKRRGVIVETEGEPPRDPGTPSEPRRPAEETERLFGDRRAGVFAFEEPAVTVSESVGVMEIPVVRSAGARGAVAVPYRTVEGTDKGGGEDFEDTGGVLRFDDGQIRQTLRINIVDDEMYEKNKTFWVEMDEPRLLEMSCGKGGGRHFGPPPPPPHGLLLTLPGHRLTGKDPVYGKLRREDQREPSCAVTASGEAEDCGTKEEDGRAGQPTLGQHVKLEVVIEESYEFKNAVDKVLKKTRLAVLVGTTSWRQQFAEAVAIGSGDDDDGKKPPSGLDYAVHFLTVFWKLLFALVPPTDYWNGWACFAVSIAVIGMLTAIIGDLASHFGCTVGLKDSVTAVVFVALGTSVPDTFASKVAASQDRYADASIGNVTGSNAVNVFLGIGVAWSLAAIYHRSRGQVFRVDPGTLAFSVTLFTIFAFVCVAVLVYRRRPQIGGELGGPRPAKTATAALFFSLWLTYVVLSSLEAYCHIPGF encoded by the exons ATGACGTCCTGGCCGCCACTCGTTTTGTCGGCCCTGGTCTTGGCCGCGGCGGGGTGCCGCGCGGACGAGGCGCTCGGCAACCACACAAAGTGCGGCGGCGGCAACGGCCGGTGCAAGGACGGCGTCATTTTGCCGCCGTGGCGACCGGAGGACCCCGAGCTCCTGGAGCGGGTCGCCAGGGCCGCCATTTATTTGACGGGCTTGGCGTACGCCTTCCTGGGCGTGTCCATCATCGCCGACCGCTTCATGGCGTCCATCGAGGTCATCACGTCTCAAGAGCGCGAGGTCGCCGTCCAAAAGCCCGACGGGGAAAAGTACACGGCCACGGTGCGCGTGTGGAACGAGACGGTGTCCAACCTGACGCTGATGGCGCTGGGCTCGTCGGCGCCGGAGATCCTGCTGTCGGTGGTGGAGATCTGCGGGCACAACTTTGACGCCGGCGAGCTGGGGCCCAACACCATCGTGGGAAGCGCCGCCTTCAACATGTTCGTCATCATCGGCATCTGCGTCTACGTCATCCCCGACGGGGAGAGCCGCAGGATCAAGCACCCGCGGGTCTTTGTCGTCACGGCCGCCTGGAGCGTCTTCGCCTACACTTGGCTCTACCTCATCCTGGCCTACTTCTCCCCGGGGGTGGTGgacatctgggaggggctcctCACGCTCTTCTTCTTCCCCGTCTGCGTGGGCTTCGCCTACGTCGCCGACCGCCGCCTCCTCTTCTACAAGTACGTGCACAAGCGCTACCGAGCCGGCAAGCGCCGGGGGGTGATCGTGGAGACCGAGGGCGAGCCCCCCCGGGACCCGGGGACGCCGTCGGAACCCCGACGTCCGGCCGAGGAGACGGAGCGGCTCTTCGGCGACCGCCGCGCCGGCGTCTTCGCCTTCGAGGAGCCCGCCGTCACCGTGAGCGAGAGCGTCGGCGTGATGGAGATCCCGGTGGTCCGCAGCGCGGGGGCCCGCGGGGCGGTGGCCGTGCCCTACAGGACCGTGGAGGGGACGGACAAAGGCGGCGGGGAGGACTTTGAGGACACCGGCGGCGTCCTGCGCTTTGACGACGGACAGATCCG TCAAACGCTTCGGATCAACATCGTCGACGACGAAATGTACGAGAagaacaaaacgttttgggtgGAGATGGACGAGCCGCGACTGCTGGAGATGAGCTGCGGGAAAGGTGGGGGGCGACAtttcggacccccccccccccccccccacggcctCCTTTTAACCCTTCCCGGTCACCGTTTGACAGGCAAAGACCCGGTCTACGGAAAACTCCGACGAGAAGACCAGCGTGAGCCCTCTTGCGCGGTGACCGCCTCAG GGGAAGCCGAGGACTGCGGGACAAAAGAGGAAGACGGACGCGCCGGGCAGCCAACCTTGGGCCAGCACGTCAAACTGGAAGTCGTCATCGAGGAGTCGTACGAGTTTAAG aaCGCAGTGGACAAGGTTCTGAAGAAGACCAGACTGGCCGTGCTGGTCGGAACCACGTCGTGGAGGCAACAGTTTGCGGAAGCCGTCGCAATCGGATCAG GAGACGATGACGACGGCAAGAAGCCGCCCTCCGGTCTGGACTACGCCGTCCATTTCCTGACCGTCTTCTGGAAGCTTCTGTTCGCGCTGGTCCCGCCCACCGACTACTGGAACGGTTGGGCGTGCTTCGCCGTCTCCATCGCCGTCATCGGCATGCTGACGGCGATCATCGGGGACCTGGCTTCCCATTTCGGCTGCACGGTGGGCCTGAAGGACTCGGTCACGGCCGTGGTGTTCGTGGCCTTGGGGACGTCCGTGCCAG ATACCTTCGCCAGCAAGGTGGCGGCCAGCCAAGACCGCTACGCCGACGCCTCCATCGGCAACGTGACGGGAAGCAACGCCGTCAACGTGTTCCTGGGCATCGGCGTGGCCTGGTCCCTGGCCGCCATTTACCACCGCTCCCGAGGCCAGGTGTTCAGGGTGGACCCGGGAACGCTGGCCTTCTCCGTCACCCTCTTCACCATCTTCGCCTTCGTATGCGTCGCCGTCCTGGTCTACCGGCGCCGACCCCAAATCGGCGGGGAACTGGGCGGACCGCGGCCGGCCAAGACGGCCACCGCCGCCTTGTTCTTCAGCCTGTGGTTGACGTACGTCGTCCTGTCCTCGCTCGAGGCCTACTGCCACATTCCCGGCTTTTGA
- the LOC127613053 gene encoding sodium/calcium exchanger 1-like isoform X2, with translation MTSWPPLVLSALVLAAAGCRADEALGNHTKCGGGNGRCKDGVILPPWRPEDPELLERVARAAIYLTGLAYAFLGVSIIADRFMASIEVITSQEREVAVQKPDGEKYTATVRVWNETVSNLTLMALGSSAPEILLSVVEICGHNFDAGELGPNTIVGSAAFNMFVIIGICVYVIPDGESRRIKHPRVFVVTAAWSVFAYTWLYLILAYFSPGVVDIWEGLLTLFFFPVCVGFAYVADRRLLFYKYVHKRYRAGKRRGVIVETEGEPPRDPGTPSEPRRPAEETERLFGDRRAGVFAFEEPAVTVSESVGVMEIPVVRSAGARGAVAVPYRTVEGTDKGGGEDFEDTGGVLRFDDGQIRQTLRINIVDDEMYEKNKTFWVEMDEPRLLEMSCGKGKDPVYGKLRREDQREPSCAVTASGEAEDCGTKEEDGRAGQPTLGQHVKLEVVIEESYEFKNAVDKVLKKTRLAVLVGTTSWRQQFAEAVAIGSGDDDDGKKPPSGLDYAVHFLTVFWKLLFALVPPTDYWNGWACFAVSIAVIGMLTAIIGDLASHFGCTVGLKDSVTAVVFVALGTSVPDTFASKVAASQDRYADASIGNVTGSNAVNVFLGIGVAWSLAAIYHRSRGQVFRVDPGTLAFSVTLFTIFAFVCVAVLVYRRRPQIGGELGGPRPAKTATAALFFSLWLTYVVLSSLEAYCHIPGF, from the exons ATGACGTCCTGGCCGCCACTCGTTTTGTCGGCCCTGGTCTTGGCCGCGGCGGGGTGCCGCGCGGACGAGGCGCTCGGCAACCACACAAAGTGCGGCGGCGGCAACGGCCGGTGCAAGGACGGCGTCATTTTGCCGCCGTGGCGACCGGAGGACCCCGAGCTCCTGGAGCGGGTCGCCAGGGCCGCCATTTATTTGACGGGCTTGGCGTACGCCTTCCTGGGCGTGTCCATCATCGCCGACCGCTTCATGGCGTCCATCGAGGTCATCACGTCTCAAGAGCGCGAGGTCGCCGTCCAAAAGCCCGACGGGGAAAAGTACACGGCCACGGTGCGCGTGTGGAACGAGACGGTGTCCAACCTGACGCTGATGGCGCTGGGCTCGTCGGCGCCGGAGATCCTGCTGTCGGTGGTGGAGATCTGCGGGCACAACTTTGACGCCGGCGAGCTGGGGCCCAACACCATCGTGGGAAGCGCCGCCTTCAACATGTTCGTCATCATCGGCATCTGCGTCTACGTCATCCCCGACGGGGAGAGCCGCAGGATCAAGCACCCGCGGGTCTTTGTCGTCACGGCCGCCTGGAGCGTCTTCGCCTACACTTGGCTCTACCTCATCCTGGCCTACTTCTCCCCGGGGGTGGTGgacatctgggaggggctcctCACGCTCTTCTTCTTCCCCGTCTGCGTGGGCTTCGCCTACGTCGCCGACCGCCGCCTCCTCTTCTACAAGTACGTGCACAAGCGCTACCGAGCCGGCAAGCGCCGGGGGGTGATCGTGGAGACCGAGGGCGAGCCCCCCCGGGACCCGGGGACGCCGTCGGAACCCCGACGTCCGGCCGAGGAGACGGAGCGGCTCTTCGGCGACCGCCGCGCCGGCGTCTTCGCCTTCGAGGAGCCCGCCGTCACCGTGAGCGAGAGCGTCGGCGTGATGGAGATCCCGGTGGTCCGCAGCGCGGGGGCCCGCGGGGCGGTGGCCGTGCCCTACAGGACCGTGGAGGGGACGGACAAAGGCGGCGGGGAGGACTTTGAGGACACCGGCGGCGTCCTGCGCTTTGACGACGGACAGATCCG TCAAACGCTTCGGATCAACATCGTCGACGACGAAATGTACGAGAagaacaaaacgttttgggtgGAGATGGACGAGCCGCGACTGCTGGAGATGAGCTGCGGGAAAG GCAAAGACCCGGTCTACGGAAAACTCCGACGAGAAGACCAGCGTGAGCCCTCTTGCGCGGTGACCGCCTCAG GGGAAGCCGAGGACTGCGGGACAAAAGAGGAAGACGGACGCGCCGGGCAGCCAACCTTGGGCCAGCACGTCAAACTGGAAGTCGTCATCGAGGAGTCGTACGAGTTTAAG aaCGCAGTGGACAAGGTTCTGAAGAAGACCAGACTGGCCGTGCTGGTCGGAACCACGTCGTGGAGGCAACAGTTTGCGGAAGCCGTCGCAATCGGATCAG GAGACGATGACGACGGCAAGAAGCCGCCCTCCGGTCTGGACTACGCCGTCCATTTCCTGACCGTCTTCTGGAAGCTTCTGTTCGCGCTGGTCCCGCCCACCGACTACTGGAACGGTTGGGCGTGCTTCGCCGTCTCCATCGCCGTCATCGGCATGCTGACGGCGATCATCGGGGACCTGGCTTCCCATTTCGGCTGCACGGTGGGCCTGAAGGACTCGGTCACGGCCGTGGTGTTCGTGGCCTTGGGGACGTCCGTGCCAG ATACCTTCGCCAGCAAGGTGGCGGCCAGCCAAGACCGCTACGCCGACGCCTCCATCGGCAACGTGACGGGAAGCAACGCCGTCAACGTGTTCCTGGGCATCGGCGTGGCCTGGTCCCTGGCCGCCATTTACCACCGCTCCCGAGGCCAGGTGTTCAGGGTGGACCCGGGAACGCTGGCCTTCTCCGTCACCCTCTTCACCATCTTCGCCTTCGTATGCGTCGCCGTCCTGGTCTACCGGCGCCGACCCCAAATCGGCGGGGAACTGGGCGGACCGCGGCCGGCCAAGACGGCCACCGCCGCCTTGTTCTTCAGCCTGTGGTTGACGTACGTCGTCCTGTCCTCGCTCGAGGCCTACTGCCACATTCCCGGCTTTTGA
- the rcor3 gene encoding REST corepressor 3 isoform X2, translated as MPGMMDKGSDYLGKARSNGTKSPSNASNGHLTDESASDDEHDVGMRVGADYQANIPDFEAGSGKYSERDNGGMLVWSPSRDIEDGKLDEYVALAKEKHGYNVEQALGMLFWHKHDIDKSLADLPNFTPFPDEWTVEDKVLFEQAFSFHGKSFHRIQQMLPDKSISSLVKYYYSWKKTRSRTSLMDRQARKLAGRSNQGDSDEEPEEADAAEPDDGDYDPRKEAKEENPAEPAAPAPKAAVAPGRREHQTLQHRHHQRSRCRPPKGMYLSQDDVVAVSCGAAAANALLRRLDVELVSLKRQVQNAKQLNGGLKHVLERGIDDFRLPESTQKVNARWTTDEQLLAVQGVRRYGKDFQAIADVIGNKTPGQVKNFFVNYRRRFNLEEVLQEWEAERGDGGTASGEESKNASAAPSGRSTDEEDEEAQATSGASPASAPPSWSQAAATTTTSPASSLRQPPPPLLRPSPPAAPSLHRQPPPLQQQPRPSLQQPRPTLQQPRPASQQQPPPPLIRPSKPPPPRLNPRPSAPQPPSDAASSSALH; from the exons atGCCGGGCATGATGGACAAAGGTTCCGACTATTTGGGCAAGGCTCGCTCCAACGGCACCAAGAGTCCGTCCAACGCGTCCAACGGACACTTGACGGACGAAAGCGCCAGTGACGACGAGCACG ATGTCGGCATGCGAGTCGGAGCGGATTATCAGGCCAACATTCCCGATTTCGAGGCCG GCTCCGGCAAATACTCGGAGCGGGACAACGGCGGGATGTTGGTGTGGTCGCCTTCCCGCGACATCGAAGACGGCAAGC TGGACGAGTACGTGGCGCTGGCCAAAGAGAAGCACGGCTACAACGTGGAGCAG GCGCTGGGGATGCTCTTCTGGCACAAACACGACATTGACAAGTCGTTGGCCGACCTGCCCAACTTTACGCCTTTTCCCGACGAGTGGACGGTGGAGGACAAAGTTCTCTTTGAGCAGGCGTTCAGCTTTCACGGCAAGAGTTTTCACCGCATCCAGCAGATG CTTCCAGACAAATCCATCTCCAGCCTGGTCAAGTACTACTACTCGTGGAAGAAGACCCGCTCCAGGACCAGTCTGATGGACCGCCAAGCCCGCAAATTGGCCGGCAGGAGCAACCAGGGCGACAG CGACGAGGAGCCGGAGGAGGCCGACGCCGCCGAACCCGACGACGGCGACTACGACCCCCGCAAAGAGGCCAAGGAAGAG AACCCGGCGGAGCCCGCGGCGCCGGCCCCCAAGGCGGCGGTGGCGCCGGGCCGGCGGGAGCACCAGACGCTGCAGCACCGCCACCATCAGCGCTCGCGATGCCGGCCCCCCAAAGGCATGTACCTGAGCCAGGACGACGTGGTGGCCGTCTCctgcggcgccgccgccgccaacgcGCTCCTGCGCCGGCTGGACGTGGAGTTGGTGTCCCTCAAGAGGCAG GTGCAAAACGCCAAACAGCTGAACGGCGGACTCAAGCACGTCTTGGAACGCGGAATCGACGACTTCCGCCTGCCCGAG AGCACTCAGAAGGTGAACGCTCGCTGGACCACTGACGAGCAGCTGCTGGCCGTCCAAG GGGTCCGCAGGTACGGCAAAGATTTCCAGGCCATCGCCGACGTCATCGGCAACAAGACGCCGGGACAAGTGAAGAACTTTTTCGTCAACTACCGCCGGCGATTCAACCTGGAGGAGGTGCTTCAGGAGTGGGAGGCGGAGCGAGGGGACGGCGGCACCGCCTCCGGGGAGGAGTCCAAAAACGCTTCGGCCGCGCCCTCCGGGAGGAGCACcgacgaggaggacgaggag GCTCAGGCGACGTCGGGGGCGTCTCCCGCCTCGGCCCCCCCGTCTTGGTCTCAggcggcggcgacgacgacgacgagcccCGCCTCCTCGCTCcgccagccgccgccgccgctcttgcggccctcgccgccggccgcGCCCTCCCTGCATCGCCAGCCGCCGCCCCTGCAGcagcagccccgcccctccctgCAGCAGCCCCGCCCCACCTTGCAACAGCCCCGCCCCGCCTCgcagcagcagccgccgccgcccctcATCCGGCCCTCCAAGCCTCCGCCCCCCCGTCTCAATCCCCGCCCGTCCGCCCCCCAACCGCCTTCGGACGCCGCGTCGTCTTCGGCCCTCCACTGA